CTGCGCTGGATCGTGGTGGTCGTGGCGGCGATCCTGCCGTTCGTCGTGGCGCTGGCGGTGCTCTACGGGCTGTGGCTGCTGCTGGGGGCCCGGCTGTTCGGGCTCCGGCGCCGTACGGCCGTGACGGGGCCCGCCACGCGAACGGCCACCGAACCGGCCACCGAACCGACGACAGGACCGGCCACGGAACCGGCGACGGGACCGGCGACCGACACCACGCCCGGCTCCCCGCCCAGCTCCACGCCCGACGTCGCGACCGACCCCGGCACCGACCCGGCCCGGGAAACCTCCGCGTCACCCGGGCTGGTCACGCGGGACGAACGCGACCGCTCCGCGTAGCGTCTGGGTGCCGGGTACGGGTACGCGTACCGAGTACCCGGCACCCATCCGGATCCGAAGGGACGCGGCAGTGGCAGCGGAGCGCTTGGTGGTCATCGGCGGTGACGCGGCGGGCATGTCCGCCGCGTCGCAGGCCCGCAGGTTCAAGGGGCCCGAGGAGCTGGAGATCGTCGCCTTCGAGCGCGGCGACTACGCCTCGTACTCCGCGTGCGGCATCCCCTACTGGGTCGGCGGCGACGTCGAGCGGCTGGAGGACCTCGTCGCCCGTACGCCCGAGGAGCACCGCGAGCGCGCGATCGACCTGCGGATGCGGACCGAGGTCCTGGAGATCGACACCGGGGGCCGGCGGGTCCGCGCCCGCGATCTGGACGCCGGGACCGAGGCGTGGACGGGCTTCGACAAGCTGGTGATCGCGACGGGCGCGCGCCCCGTCCGGCCGCCGCTGCCCGGCATCGACGCCCCCGGTGTGCACGGCGTGCAGACCCTCGGTGACGGCCGGTCGCTGATCGAGTCGCTCACCCGCACCGGCGGGGGCGGGCGCGCGGTCGTGGTGGGCGCGGGTTACATCGGCGTCGAGATGGCGGAGGCGCTGCTCAAGCGCGGGTACGAGGTGACCGTCCTGCACCGCGACGAGCAGCCGATGTCCACGCTGGACCCGGACATGGGCCGGCTGGTGCACGAGGCGATGGACTCCCTCGGGATCACGACGGTCGGCGGCGCCGCCGTGTCGAAGATCCTGACCGGTGACGACGGCCGGGTGCGGGCGGTCGCCACCGACGACGCGGAGTACCCGGCCGACGTGGTCGTCCTCGGCATCGGTGTCCGGCCGGAGACCGCGCTCGCCGAGGCCGCCGGTCTGCCGCTCGGCCCGCACGGCGGGCTGCTCACCGACCTGTCGATGCGGGTGCGCGGCCACGACGGCATCTGGGCGGGCGGCGACTGCGTGGAGGTGCTGGACCTGATCACCGGCACCACCCGGCACATCGCGCTCGGTACGCACGCCAACAAGCACGGCCAGGTGATCGGCGCCAACGTGGCGGGCGGCTACGGCACGTTCCCGGGTGTCGTCGGTACGGCCGTCAGCAAGGTGTGCGACCGGGAGATCGCCCGGACGGGGCTGCGGGAGAAGGACGCGCGGGCGGCGGGGCTCCAGTACGTGTCGGCGACCATCGAGTCGACGGGCATCGCCGGATATCTGCCGGACGCGCCGCTGATGACGGTGAAGATGCTCGCCGAGCGCCGTACGGGGCGGCTTCTCGGGGTGCAGATCGTCGGCGGCGAGGGCGCGGCGAAGCGGGTGGACGTCGCGGCGGTGGCCCTGACGGCCGGGATGACGGTGGAGCGGATGACGGCGCTGGACCTGGGGTACGCGCCGCCGTTCTCGCCGGTGTGGGACCCGGTCCTGGTGGCGGCGCGCAAGGCGACGGCGGCGGTCCGCGGGGCGGGCTGGTAGGGCGCCGTCCGGGGCCCGACCCGACGCGGGTCGGGCCCCGGACGGCCCGTCCCGGGTCCTACGCGGCCAGCAGGTCCGCCAGCCGGTCCCGTACGCCGTCCCTGCCGCCGTCCGGGACCGGCACCAGCCTCTCCTCGTGCCGCGGGTCCCGCGTCAGGACGTGCAGCCGCCCCTCGTCGCGGGCCAGGACCAGATCGGTGCTGGCCCCCGCCGTCTCCGCCGATCCGACCGCCGTGTACTCGGTGACGGTGACCAGCGCGGAACGCTCCGCCCCGCCGAGCACCGCGTCGGTGTCCACCGACGGACCGGTGTCAGCCGACGGGCCCCGGGGCAGCCACTCGGTGAGCATGCGAAGCGCCTCGTCGAACTTGTGCAGGCCGATCTGGTGGACGCCGAGCGCGTCGATGCGCACCATCAGACAGATCCGCTCGGGCTGGGGCAGCAGCAGGATCCGCCACGGCTCGCCCGGCACCGTTCCGGTCGTCCGGGCGTCGAGCACCTTCCTCGCCCGCTGCTGGAACGCCACGGCGATGCCCAGGTCCCCCCGTACCTGGACCTCCTCGCCCGAGGAGCCCGCGAGAAGCATCTGGCGGGCGGCCAACGAGCGGACGGCCTCGGCGAGTTCGTCCTCCGACGGGCGGGCCTCCAGGAAGTCCACGATCGCGTCCACGGCGGTGAGTTCGGCGATGGTGTACGCGCCGAGCAGCACCGGCCCGGTGTCCACCAGGTCCACCACGGCGGTGACGAGGCCCCCGGGCACGGATGCCGTACCCGGCGTCGCCGCATCCTGCGACGAGGACACGGGCTGAGATGTGGACGGGGATTCGGACGGGGGCTGGGACGGGGTGCCGTCCTGGGCGTCGCTCATGACGAACCTCCTGTCGGCAGCCCGCCCGCGGCGGGCCTCTCGCGGCTCTTCCTCAGAACCGCGGCGGCGGTACGGGACGGGGTCTGCGTCACCCACACGTCGGAGTTGCCGAACAGGCCACGCCCGGCGGTGCCGGACAGCGCCTGCCCCAGCTCGCCGGCCAGATCCGGCCGGTCCGGCGGCGGGAAACGGGCCGCGAGCCGCTGGGAGACGGCGGTGACGTCGTCGTTCGCCTCGATCCGGCGCAGCGCCCGGGTCACCGACCGCGCGACCGGCGGGGTCAGTGAGGTGGGCACGGCCAGCATCGGCGTGAGGTACAGCGGGCGCCGCTCCGTCATCCGGGACAGGCCCCAGGGCCCGACGTTGCTGTGGGTGAACCGGTAGACCACGTAGTCCACGAGGTGCCGCAGATCGCTCGGCCGGGGCAGCTTGGGGCCGCCGAACGCGGCCGGGGTCTTCTCCAGCTGCACCCAGGTGCCGGTCGCGGTGCGGCCGTGCAGTTTCTCCCGTACGACCTGGCCGCGCATCCCGATGTCCGGGTAGCGCGTCTTGTCGATGTCACGGTGGTGGCTGGACAGCCGTGGATGGCTGCCCTTGGCGAACCGCCAGTCCTCGTACAGGTCCGGGTCGTCCACCAGCACATGGCCGCCGCGCAGCACGTCGCGCAGCTGCGGTACCTGGAGCCCGTGCCGCTCCAGGTCGGCGAGGATCACCGCTTCCTCGGGGCTGAGCCGCTGGGCCGCCTTGACCAGGCCCTTGCGGTACGACCCCGCCCGCGCGGTGATCTCGATCATGAGCCGCACCCGGGCGCGTACCTGTTCGGTCCGCTCGGCACCGGCGGCGTCGGGAGCCGCTGCGCCGGACCGCTGGGGGCGGGCGGTGAGCGCCCGCGTGTGCTTGCGCTTCATCTGGCCAGTACAGCACGGTACGCGGGCGCTCGCAGGGCCGGTCGGCGGCCCCCGGGGCAGGGGGTGTCAGCGGGTGGTGCGGGTGTGGACGTACTCCACGAGGCGGGTCAGCGAGTCCGGGTCCATCGAAGGCAGCACCCCGTGCCCGAGGTTGAACACATGGCCCTCCAACCCCTTGGCGGCGTCGAGGACTTCGTCGGTCTTCTCCTCGACCGCCGACGTGGGCGCGAAGAGGACCGCCGGGTCGAGATTGCCCTGGAGTGCCTTGCCGGGGCCGACACGGCGGGCCGCCTCGTCCAGCGGGACACGCCAGTCGACGCCGACGACGTCCGCGCCCGCCTCGCCCATGAGGCCCAGCAGTTCGCCGGTCCCGACACCGAAGTGGATGCGCGGCACGCCGTACCCGGCGATCATGTCGAGGACCTTGGCGGAGGCGGGCATCGCGGAGCGCCGGTAGTCGGCGGGGGCGAGCGCGCCCACCCAGGAGTCGAAGAGCTGCACGGCGCTGGCGCCCGCCTCGATCTGCACCCGGAGGAACGCGCCGGTGATCTCGGCGAGCCGGTCGAGCAGATCGGCCCACAGCCCGGGGTCGCCGTACATCATGGCCTTGGTGTTCTCGTGGTTGCGGGAGGGCCCGCCCTCCACGAGATAGCTGGCAAGCGTGAACGGGGCGCCCGCGAAGCCGATGAGCGGGGTGGACCCCAGCTCGGCGGTGAGCATACCCATCGCCTCGGTGACGTACGGGACGTCGTCCGGCGTCAGGTCGCGGAGCTGCGCGAGGTCGGCCCGTGAGCGGATGGGCCGCGCGACGACGGGGCCGACGCCCGGCTTGATGTCGAGATCGACGCCGATGGCCTTGAGGGGGACGACGATGTCGCTGAAGTAGATCGCGGCGTCGACACCGTGCCGGCGGACCGGCTGGAGCGTGATCTCGGTGACCATGTCCGGCCGCGTGCACGACTCCAGCATCGCCGTGCCCTCGCGCAGCTTGCGGTACTCGGGCAGCGACCGTCCCGCCTGGCGCATGAACCACACCGGCGTGTGCGGTACGGGCTCCCGCCTGCACGCCTTGATGAAAGCGGAGTCGCGGGTGGCGAGTGTCGCCGCTGTCGCTGCGGTCTTCGTCGGCTGGCCCGAGGGGCGGTCGTTGGCGCTCACGCCCAGAATCTTCGCATGTACGCGGAAGCACCGGCCCCGGGCCGGGTGTCCTTCACCGCACGGGAGGCCGGTTCCGCCTACTCTTCCCCGCATGGCTGCGGCTCAGGGACAGTTCTCCGATCATTCCAGCGGCGTCGGCGGTACGGGGGGTACGGAGGGGGACTCCGTCCCGTCCCCGTTCCGGCTGGCCGTCGAAGCTCTGCGGACGGCGCGGCTGCGCCCGGAGATGGAGATCGACCCGACCAAGCCGCCCCAGCGGCTGGCGCCCCACGCGTACGCCCTGGAGGCGGCGGTCGTGCAGGGCGACGACGACCTGGCCGACGGCAGGCTCGTCCTGCTCCACGACCCGGACGGGCACGACGCCTGGCAGGGCACCTTCCGGCTGGTGACGCTCGTACGGGCGGAACTGGAGCCGGAGATGGCGGCGGACCCGCTGCTCCCGGAGGTCTGCTGGTCGTGGCTGACGGGCGCGCTGGAGGCGCGCGGGCTGTCGTACGGGGAGCCGAGCGGCACCGTCACGCGCGCGGGGTCGCACTACTTCGGCGGCCTCGCGGAGCGCCGCCCCGCGACCCAGATCGAGATCCGGGCGTCCTGGACACCGCGCGAGGGCATGGGCGGCGTCCCGGACGCGGCCACGCACCTGGCGGCGTGGTGCGATCTGCTGTGCCAGCTCGCGGGGCTGCCGCCGGCGGCGCCGACGGGTCCGACGGAGCCGGGCGCGGGCGTGGTGTCCCTCCCTCAGCGGCGGGGGCCGGGCGCCCGGTAGGGGAAGTCCCCCCGGACCGCGTGCGCCGGGCCGGGCCGGCCCCGTGCCCCGGCCGGTTCGCCGAGCGGCATGCCGGGCCGCGCCCCGGCTGGTTCGCCGGGTCGTACGCGGAGCCGCTCCCGACCCGCTCCCGGGGCCGCGCTCCGGCCCACTCCCCGGGGTCCCGCCCAGGGGTGATAT
Above is a window of Streptomyces sp. NBC_01498 DNA encoding:
- a CDS encoding FAD-dependent oxidoreductase, which encodes MAAERLVVIGGDAAGMSAASQARRFKGPEELEIVAFERGDYASYSACGIPYWVGGDVERLEDLVARTPEEHRERAIDLRMRTEVLEIDTGGRRVRARDLDAGTEAWTGFDKLVIATGARPVRPPLPGIDAPGVHGVQTLGDGRSLIESLTRTGGGGRAVVVGAGYIGVEMAEALLKRGYEVTVLHRDEQPMSTLDPDMGRLVHEAMDSLGITTVGGAAVSKILTGDDGRVRAVATDDAEYPADVVVLGIGVRPETALAEAAGLPLGPHGGLLTDLSMRVRGHDGIWAGGDCVEVLDLITGTTRHIALGTHANKHGQVIGANVAGGYGTFPGVVGTAVSKVCDREIARTGLREKDARAAGLQYVSATIESTGIAGYLPDAPLMTVKMLAERRTGRLLGVQIVGGEGAAKRVDVAAVALTAGMTVERMTALDLGYAPPFSPVWDPVLVAARKATAAVRGAGW
- the hemE gene encoding uroporphyrinogen decarboxylase, with protein sequence MSANDRPSGQPTKTAATAATLATRDSAFIKACRREPVPHTPVWFMRQAGRSLPEYRKLREGTAMLESCTRPDMVTEITLQPVRRHGVDAAIYFSDIVVPLKAIGVDLDIKPGVGPVVARPIRSRADLAQLRDLTPDDVPYVTEAMGMLTAELGSTPLIGFAGAPFTLASYLVEGGPSRNHENTKAMMYGDPGLWADLLDRLAEITGAFLRVQIEAGASAVQLFDSWVGALAPADYRRSAMPASAKVLDMIAGYGVPRIHFGVGTGELLGLMGEAGADVVGVDWRVPLDEAARRVGPGKALQGNLDPAVLFAPTSAVEEKTDEVLDAAKGLEGHVFNLGHGVLPSMDPDSLTRLVEYVHTRTTR
- a CDS encoding DUF3000 domain-containing protein, with product MAAAQGQFSDHSSGVGGTGGTEGDSVPSPFRLAVEALRTARLRPEMEIDPTKPPQRLAPHAYALEAAVVQGDDDLADGRLVLLHDPDGHDAWQGTFRLVTLVRAELEPEMAADPLLPEVCWSWLTGALEARGLSYGEPSGTVTRAGSHYFGGLAERRPATQIEIRASWTPREGMGGVPDAATHLAAWCDLLCQLAGLPPAAPTGPTEPGAGVVSLPQRRGPGAR